From the Leptotrichia sp. oral taxon 223 genome, the window TCCAGCAAGGCAAGTAGGCCCTCCCAATCTATAAGTATATTTCTTCTCATTTGGCATTCCTGAGCCGAAAATAAATGGACGGTATGGCATTTCGATTACATCAGGCATATGACACGAAGCTGAAGTATCCATTAACAAAATATCCATCTCATTTTTTGTAATATCTAAAACTTCTGAAACTAAAAATCCTGTATTCAAGGCAACTGCTTCTCCTGGCTCCAAATACACTTCCACATCATATTTTTCTTTTATGTAATTTATGCATTTTACAAGTTTTTCAATATCATAATCTTCTCTTGTAATGTGATGTCCCCCGCCAAAATTAAGCCATTTCATATTATGCAAATATTTTCCAAATTTTTCTTCAAAAATTTTTAATACATTTTCAAGGGCATCTGAATTTTGCTCACAAAGTGCGTGAAAATGAAATCCATCCAAACCTTCAAGTTCATCTTCCTTAAAATTTTCAAGTGTTACTCCAAATCTCGAAAATCTTCCCGCTGGATTATAAATCTCTGTTTCAACTTCTGAAAATTCTGGATTTAATCTAAGTCCACAGCTAATTTTCTTATCATTTTTTTCTTCAAATTCTTTTACTTTACTTTTAAATTTTTTCCATTGATTGAAAGAATTAAAAACAATATGATTTGTTATTTCCATTATTTCATCAAACTCATCTTCCCTATAAGATGGATTAAAAATATGAGTTTCCAATTTTTTGTTGGGATTTTTCAATTCCATTTCCTCATACCCCAGTCTTGCTTCAAATAGCGAGCTTGCAGTCGTTCCATTTAAGTATTCACTAATTAACGGATAAAAATAAAACATCGAAAATCCCTTTTGTGCAAGTAATATTTTACATCCTGTTCTATCAATTACACTTTTTAATATTTCAAGATTTCTTTTTAGCAGCCTTTCATCAACTATAAAAGCTGGTGTTGGCAAGTTTGTTATATCCATATCAAGATATTTGTTTTTTGACACTTTTTATCATCTCCTTTTATACTCTACATTTCTTATCAATATCATAATTCAAATATATTTAAAATTTATTCTTTATTATAACATATTTTTTTCAAAATCTATAAAAAAAGATTATCCTAAATTTAATTTTTTAAGATAATCAATTTTTATTTTTATTTAAACATAATTCTAATCTGTTCTCAGTGCTTCCATTGGCTCCAATGCTGCAGCTTTCTTCGCTGGATAAACTCCAAAAACTAATCCTATCATTGTAGAAACAAATATACACACAAACACTATAACTGGACTTAATATTGGTGATGTCTGTATAAACATACCAACCAGAAGTGCTAATGAATATCCAATTACAACTCCAATTATACCTCCAAAAAATGTTAAAATAACTGCTTCTATAAGGAACTGGATAAGAATATGCCCTGTTTTTGCTCCAATGGCCTTTCTAAGTCCAACCTCTCTTATTCTCTCAGTAACACTTACAAGCATTATATTCATAACTCCTATTCCACCTACAAATAGTGAAATAGCAGCAACTCCACTTATGAAAAGTGAAAGCATATTAAGAATGTTATTAAATTGATCCAGCCCTTGACTTGTTGAATATACATTGTAAATATTAGGTTCACTTCCTCTTGTTTTCAATAAATTTTTTACCACTTCCATTACTCTGTTCATTTCATTTGCATCTCTTGCCTTTGCTTGTAATGCCATAAACTTATCCTGTTCGTTTCCTTCCAGATAATTCAAGTAATTATTAGGAAAAAGTGCTAAAGCAGACATTCCATCTCCACCGCCTAAACTGGCATACGGATTTTTAAATACTCCAACAATTGTTACAGTTTGACTATTTTTTTTAAAGTTTAAAATCATTTTTTTCCCTATAGGATTTTGTCCAGGATATAATTGATCCACCGTTGTGCTGTCAATCATTATATATTTTCCATCTTTTCTGTATTCACTTGGCAAAAATTTTCTTCCCTTTATTACTGTATAGTTTGACATTTTAAAATAATCTTCTGTCACTCCTGTTCCTGAAAGCATCATGTCCGAGCCATTGCTCATTGATATTCTGGCAAATGAGCTTGTAGTTGGAGTAACTGCTTCAATACCATCTATATTTTTTATTCTTTCAATATCCTTTTTTGTCAATAAATCATATGATTTATAAGTCTGTCCTGGAGAAGTGTCAATTGATATTTGAAAATTTGATACTCCCAGTTTGTTCAAATCTCCAGTGATGTTCTCCTTAACTCCTGCTCCCAGTGAAGACATCATTATAACTGAGGATATTCCGATTATTATTCCAAGCATTGTCAAAAAGGAACGTACCTTATAGCTAAATAAATTTGATACTGACAATTTTAGTAATTCCATAAAATCCATTTACACTACACTCCTCTCCGATGCTGAACAATTTCATCCTTTTCTATTACACCGTCTTTTAATCTGATAATTCTTTTACAATGCTCTGCCACATCTTCCTCATGCGTAACCATTACTATCGTTGTCCCGTTATCGTTCAGTTTTTTAAAAATTTCTAAAACCTCTTCTCCAGATTTTGAATCTAGATTTCCTGTTGGCTCATCTGCAAGAAGTATTTTAGGATTGTTTATTATCGCTCTTGCTATTGCCACTCTCTGTCTTTGTCCCCCTGACATCTCATTCGGCTTATGATGAATTCTTTCACCAAGTCCCACACTTTCCAATGCTTCAGTTGCCCTTTTTAGCCTTTCAGCTTTCTTTACTCCTGCATACAAAGCTGGAAGAGCCACATTTTCAACTGCCGTCATCTTTGGAAGTAAGTTAAACGTTTGGAATACAAACCCTATTTTTTTGTTTCTTACTTCAGCAAGTGCATCTCCTTTTATAGTTGAAACATCTTGATTATCCAAAATGTAAGTTCCAGAAGTAAGACTGTCAAGACAGCCTAAAATATTCATAAGAGTTGATTTCCCACTTCCTGAAGGTCCCATAAAAGCCACATATTCTCCTTCACTCACAGAAAGATTAAGCCCTTTCAAAACCTTTAATTCCATACTTCCATTTTTATATATTTTTACTATATCGCTCACTTTTATCATAAAAATTTACCTCTAAAGTTTATTTTTCTATCTTGGTGGTGGCCCATCAGGTCCCCCAGCATTTCCTGCTGGTTTTTCTTCCTTAAATATTACACCATTAGGAACCGCTTTCTGTTTTGAAGGATCTGCAATTTTTATTTTTTGTCCATCCTTTAGTCTCTCATCCACAGTAGTAATTACTCTTTCTCCTACTGACACTCCCGACTCTACAGCATAAAAAGAATCATCATTTATTCCAACTTTAATTTCCCTTTTTGAAACTTTGTTATCTTTTCCTACAACAAAGGCATAATATTTACCATTTTCATTAATAACTGAACTATACGGCAGCTTTGTCACATTTTTACTTTCCTTGTAAAAAATTGTCGCTGTTATCGTAGCGCCAGGCTTTAATCCCTTAGTTTCATTTATTTGAATTTTTACAGTAGTGTTACTTTCGTCAAGAGATGAGCTTTTTTCAGCCACTCCAGAAATTTGTGAAACAGTACCTTCAATTTTTTCTCCATCTGGCAATGAATCCGAAGTAATTTCAACTCTTTGCCCAACTTGAATATTTTTTACCTCATTGTCTGAAAGACTTACCTCTACCCTCATGTTTGTTGAATCTGATACTTTAAACAAAGTCGTTTCAGTATTTACACGGTAATTTTCATCTGCAGTCATTTCTGTAATAACACCATCAACTGGACTCGTTATTTCATCTTTTATAAGTGACAGATCTTCCTGCAATGTCGCCAATTCTAATTTTGCAGTTTTTAATGCTGTTCTCGAATCTGCTATGCTGGCCTTCTGCTCACTGTCAACTGTATCCAAATCCAGCCTTGAATTTCTTAGAGCCTTTCTTGCATCGTCTACATTAACCCTTGTTTCTCCACCAACTTTATACAATTCTTCCGCATTATACAAATCTCTTGATTTTTGCTGAATTTCCAAACTTTTAGACTCTTTTTTTCTTCTAAGCGAACCTTGAGCATCAGCCAAATTTCTCTCATATTTTTGAATTTCCAAAGTTTTCATTTGTATTTTTCTCAAAGTCTCATTTTTATCAGCTGGATAAAATGTCAAGACTACATCGCCTTTTTTCACATTATCCCCTTTTTTAAAGAACACTTTGTTTACTCTTTGGCTTGAAGTCGTAAATACTGAAACCGCATTATCTGATACAACTTGTCCATTCTTTGAAACTGATAGCGAAATATCCCCCCTATCAACAGTTGTCACTTCATATTCAGGCTCAGTTTCTTTTTTTCCACATGAAACTGCAGCAAACAATATTACAGCAAATATTGTCATAAATTTATAAAAATAATTTTTATTTTTTGACTCTTTCCTCTTTGATTCAATAGTTTTAGATATTTCAGAAAATTCTGTATTTATTTCCACAAAATCACCGCTTTCTTAATTTTCGTTTTTATTTTTCATATTAATAATCTCTATTTATAATATTTTATTTTTTTAGTAAATGCTGCAAGTTCATTTTTGGCTGTTTCGTAATCTATTACAGCTTTCTTATAGTTATTCCGTTTTTCCACATAGTTGGAATACGTGTCAACTCCCAGCTCATACTTCTTAGCATAAATTTCATATTCTTTTTTCTTAATATTCATTGTATTTTCTGCTGTTAATTCATTTGTCTGATAGGTTGTGTAAGTTATCATCTGCTGTCCAGCATTTGACACTAGCTCATTTTTTTTCTGTTCATACTGCAGTTTTAATTTATCTGCTTCATTCTTCAAATCTTCAATAGTGTCATTGTATCTTTTGAAAGTTTTTGATACAGATAAGCCAACAACAACAGAATGGTCTTTCAATGAATATCCGACATCTCCTGATAATTTAGGATACTTGTAATCAATATTTTCCTTTCTTAGCTGTTCACTGTTAAGCTGCGAATTTAATTCTATTGTTTCAGCTTCCGATAGTCTAAGGGCATAAAAATCATCCTTTTTCAGCTCAACTTTTTTCAAGTCATCAAGCTTCTCTTTTTCAGGTAAAGTTACATTGTAAACTGTAAATCGTTCCCCTAAAATTTGCAGCTCCCGCCCAAGATTTTCATATTTTAGCTGAGAATTTTCATATTCTGTTTTTGCTAGTTCATAATCATACTGTGATGCCGTCCCCAGCTCATATTTTTTAGCCTGAATAGCATAATCTTTTTTAGTATCTTCTAAGGTAAGTGCTTCCTGCTCAATCTCCTTCTGCTTATTCTTATAACTTTTATACAAATCAATCAAATCACGTATTTCTGAATTTTTCGCAGTTTCATTACTGATTTTCTGTATATTTCGTGAAATTTGATTAGTTTTTTTATTATAATTAACATCACTATAACCAAAATAATCATTTAAAGTCTTGGAAATACCAATTTTGTTTTCTGTAAGTTCCCTGCTTCTAAAATTATATCCATTTCTATAATAGAAAATCCCATATTTTACGTTATTTTCCATAGTCAGCCCATTTGACTGTCCATGCAACGTATAATTCTCGTTAGAAGTTACATTAACCTCATTCCACTCCCCATTTTTTAAAGCCTTATCCTTTATATCAAATTTTTTCATATTTTTTTCATTAATTTTCGTTGTATACGAATTTTTTTCATACTGAGAAATCAAGTCATCCACATTAGCTGCAAATCCTGCTAAACTAAACGTAAATAATACTGATAAAACCTGTATTTTCCTATTTTTAAAATTCAAAAATATCCTAACCATGTAATCTCCTTCCATCCAGAATAAACAACTTATTTTTTAACCAAGGTTCATTATAACATCTATTTCATAGAATATCATTTTTTTTTGACAAAATTATGTCATTTTTTTAAAATTTTTTATTTAATTTAACTTTAACATGAGTTGATTAATTTTTTTGTATTTTTATTTATTAAATTTGCCTAACAATATAATTTATCAAATTCTATAATCTTTAAGTATTTAAATTAGTAATTTTGAAATAAAATTATTGAACAAACTTAATTTTAAAAATATTGAAATAAAATAAATAAAATGCTATACTTTTATAAGATAAAGAAAATTTTTGATAATATTTATAATATTTTTTCAATAATTTATTTTATGATAATTAAATATATTTTAGGAGGAACTCAAATGAATAAGATACTTGTAATCGGAACTACTTCTTGGGATACAATAATTAATGTTAATGAATTTCCTTCAAAACCAACAACAATATTCGCAAGTGATTATAAGCAAGTATTGGGAGGAACTGCTGCAGGAAAAGCTATAAACCTTAGTAAATTAGGGTTTGATGTTACATTGGCAACAAAATTTGGAAATGATGAGGCTGGAAAAAATATAAAAAATGTTTTAAATTCAGAAAAAATCAAATTTTTTTATATTGAAGATAAAGAAAGCACTGAGATGCATACTAATTTAATGGATTCACATGGGAAACGGATAAGTATCTACACTCATGTTGGAATGGTTAATCAAGATATTGACTTAAAACCGTTTAAAAAGGCTATTGACGATGCTGATATAATATTACTTGATATTTGTGAGTTTGTTAAACATCTCTTTCCTTTGTTAAAAGATTATAAAAATAAGATTTGGCTAGATATTCATGATTATGATGGTAAAAACCCTTGGCATAAAGAATTTATCCCCTATGCTGATGCAATATTTATGAGTTCCGATTCTATCCATTCTAAGACAGAATTGAAATCTTTAACGAAAGAACTTATTAAAGATAAAAAATTTGTTGTCTGCACACACGGAAAATTAGGTTCAGAAATATTGATGAATACTGGTGAAATCTACTCTGAAGGCATTTTAAGGCAATACAGACTTGTAGATTCCAATGGAGCCGGTGATTCTTTTGTAAGCGGTTTTTTATATGGTTTTTCAAAACAAAAACCAATTACTGACTGTTTAAAATATGCAACATTAGTTTCAAGCCTAACAATTACATCACCATATCTTTATTCTTCTAAACTTAACTCCGACTGGCTGGAACAAGAATTTGAAAATAACTTTAATATCTGAGTAAAACATATTTGCTTAAACTGTTTAATTTTATAAAAAATGAATATATATTTAGAATTCTTTAAAAACAAATTTGTAAAATAAAAAATAATATAAATTGGAGGGTAATTTAATGGAAAAATCGGCATTTTATCATAGGACTGAATCAGAATATGCCTATCTTTATACAAAAGACGAAATTCACATTAGATTAAGGACAAAAAAGAACGATGTCGCTCAAGTGATACTGCATTATGGCGATACAGCCCTGTTTGACTTTACGCAGGACTATCAGTACCATATTCCAATGTCAATAATTACAAGTGATCTTTGTCATGACTACTGGCAAGCCAGTGTAAAAGTTGATTATCATCGAATTTCATATTTATTTGAAATAACAGGGACAGATGGAGAAAACGTATTTTTTGGCGATATGGGAATTGCTGAAAATCAGCCGCATCAGTACAAAGATGCTTCAAACAGCTTTAGAATTCCCTATTTACATGACTCTGACAGGGTAAAAGTACCTGAATGGGTGCGAGATACCGTTTGGTATCAAATATTTCCAGAGCGTTTTGCCAATGGAAAGCCTGAAATTTCTCCAATAAACAGTTTGGTCTGGGATACGGATATTTCGCCTAAACATGATGATTTTTTTGGTGGTGATTTGTATGGGATACTCCAAAAGCTTGACTATTTAAAAGATTTAGGTATTACAGGACTTTATTTTTGCCCTGTATTTGAGGCTCCGAGCAATCATAAATACGACACAATCAATTATTTTGAAATTGATAAGCATTTTGGAGATAAAAAAACTTTTAGAAAATTAGTTGAAGAAGCTCATAAACGAAAAATGAAAATTATGTTGGACGCTGTTTTTAACCATATTGGCAACAATTCAAGTCAATGGCAGGATATAATAAAAAATGGGAAAAATTCCATTTACTGTGACTGGTTTCATATTCATAACTTTCCAGTCTATGCAAAAACAGAAAAATTCCCAAATATTCATCATTATTTAAACTACGACACGTTTAAATTCAGTCCTAAACTACCCAAGCTCAACACGTCCAATCCCGAAGTTCAACAATATCTACTTGATATTGCAACTTACTGGATAAGGGAATTTGATATTGATGCTTGGAGGTTAGACGTGGCAAATGAAATCGATCATCAGTTCTGGAAAAAATTTCATAAAGCTGTAACGGCTATCAATCCAGACATTTATATATTAGGCGAAGTTTGGCATAATGCACATCCTTGGCTAAATGGTGATGAATTTCACGCTGTAACAAACTATCCGCTTGCAGCCAGTATTAAAAGCTATTTTTTAACAAAAACAATTTCAACAGAAGATTTTAAAAACCAGATTAACAGCCAACTTATGTACTATCGTCAGCAAACTAATGAAGTTATGCTTAATATGCTTGATTCCCACGACACCGAGCGTATCCTTACCACAGCTAGAAATAATCAAAATGCTGTAAAATCCGCACTAACATTTATGTACTTTCATTTAGGAACACCTTGTATCTATTACGGAACAGAAGTCGGCATGAAAGGTGGATCAGATCCTGATTGCCGCCGAGTTATGCCTTGGGATGAAAATAAACAGGATTTAGAAATGAAAGATTTTATAAAAAAACTGATTGCTTTGAGAAAAAAATACATAGACTGGATTATTTACGGAAAACAAAGTATTCAAATTCTTGAAAATAATATTTTACAAGTTACGATTTGTTACAATAATTCTAAAATTATTATAAATTACAACAATACAGAAAATATAATTGAATTGCCAAAAACAGGAAAAATTCTTTTGACTAATGCTAAACAATTTTTAGATGACAATACTGTTTTTCTTGAACCTGATACATTCATAGTAACATTACTTTAAACCAAACTTAAAAGTTATGATTATGATTATTTAAATTCTAAATTTATCTCTGTCAGCTCAATATCAAAGAAATCCAAATATATACTTTAAATTTCAAAAATTTCCTCTTAGACTAGAGGATTTTTTTATTTACAAAAATTCAAATACAAAAAAATAAAGACAGAATAAAAAAACTGTTCTACTCCATCTTTATTATTATAATTTGTTTAATTTAGTTAATTAAAATATATGCTCAAGCTCATAAACCAGATTTAAATAAAATTGTTAAAACTTATGAGCTTAATTTAAATTGTACTTACTAAAACACTCGTCAATCCAGAAATTTTTATGTTTTTTCCATCTACATTTACATTTTTTTCTGTATTGGATAAATTATGTAAAACAATTACCGATTTATTTTTATAAGTCCGTTTATATGCTAATATTTGGCTATCATTAACATTTACTATTTGTAAATCACCGTATTTCAAAGCTTCATTTCCATTTCTTAGAGCTATCCATTTTTTGTAATAATTATATAGTGAATCAGGATTTTTCTTTTGAACTTCCAAAGTAGGGGTATCTATATTGTTTTTTATTTCCTCCCATTTTGTCTGTCCATTTTCATTTCCCCACAAATAAGGTTCCCTTATCTCTTCATCAGGCTTGCTTCCCTTCATTCCCAATTCTTCTCCATAATATATAAATGGATTTCCAGATAATGTCAATAATATTGAAGCCGCTAATTTTTGCTGCCTCAAATCAAGCAGGGTGTTAGCAATTCTATTTTGATCATGATTTGTTAAAAATGGTGCATCAATGTAATTGGAAGCAACTTTTCCATAAGTTTCATATATTTTTGTTAATTTGTCAGAAAAAGTTGTAGCATCTTGAGAAATTATCGCTTCGGATATACCATTTTCCGATATTTCAAAATCAAAATTTGAATCAAAGGCTGCGTAATAAGGAGCAATCTTATTTGTATCATTCCAAACTTCACCTACAATATAAATATTTGGATGCTCCTTTTCAAGACTGCTTCTAAATTCCTTCCACCAGTTTACGCTTTCCTTTTCCAAATCAACATTTTTAGGATATTCTCCATCACCATATATATGATACGCTCCATCAATTCTATAGCCATCTATGTTAGTCTCATTAACCCAATAGTTTGCAATCTTTTTCACTTCTTCCCTGACTTGTCTATTGCTGTAATTCAAATCAGGCATTCCTTCCCAGAATATAGCATAATACATTTCCTCATTATTTAACTTATTCCAAGTTTTGTGATTCATTGCATAAGAATTCAGGTTCAAAGACTGGTCATTGTTTTTTGTCACTCTGTAATATGACTTGTATTTGCTGTTTTTATTCTGGAGCACATCTTTAAACCATGGATGTTCCTTGCTTGTATGGTTTACAGGCAAATCTAAAATTACTTTTATTCCTTTGCTATGTGCCTTTGAAACCAGATTTTTCAAATCTTCCTTTGTTCCGTATTCTGAATCGACAGTATAGTAGTCAGTTACGTCATATTTATGATAACTAGGCGACTTAAAGATAGGAGTAAGCCATATTCCCTGTATTCCTAATTCCTTTAATTCATCCAGTTTATCAGTTATTCCGTTAATATCTCCTATTTTGTCATTATTGCTGTCTGCATAAGATCTTACAAATATTTCATAATAAACTCCTGATTTTTCAATTTTACTTTTTTCAGTATTATTAAAGTCTTTTATATTTTTATTTTGACACGAAAAAAGGCTTAAAAATAATGCTGTTATTAATAAAATCCATCCATTTACTTTTTTCATAGATTTAACTTCCTTTCATTCTGAAAGATCGAGATTATCCTTTTGAAGCTCCAGCTGACAGTCCTGCCACTATATTTTTCTGAAGCAGTACAAATAGCAAAGTTATTGGTATCGCAACCAATATTGCTCCTGCCGCAAACAACGTATAATTACTGTTATTCACTCCTGAAATCCACTCAAACAGTCCAACTGCCAATGTCTTCTTATGCGGACTTAAAAGTACCATTTTGGGAAATATAAAGTCAAACCAAGGTGCAGTAAAATTAATTAATGCAATAAAAACTAATATCGGTTTTGCTACTGGCATAATTATTTGGAAAAATGTTCTTAAAGGCCCTGCTCCATCGACTCTTGCCGCTTCATCCAGACTCGCAGGTATTCCATCAAAATATCCTTTTGCAAGCCAAGAATTATAAGGAATTTGCCCTGCTATGTATATCACAAGAAGTCCCAGATAAGTATCAACTAGATTAAGTCTTTTTAAGAACGCATATATTGCAGTCATTGCTAAAAATGATGGAAACATTTGCAATATAAGGACTGTTACCATTGTCTGCTTTTTCCCTTTAAATTTATATCTCGAAAAGATATAAGCCGTTAACGTTGTTATAAATAGTGAAATTACCATATTTACTACTGCTATGAAAAGCGTATTTAGATACCATCTTGGATAATCTGTCTTAAACAGCTCTGCATAATGAGCAAATGTTATCTGTTTTGGAAAAATATCAGTTCCAAATATTGAAGTACCAGGTCTTAGCGACGCTCCTACAATCCATATTACAGGAAATATTACAATAAGTGATATTATAACAAGCAATATATATATAAATACGGTCAGTATATCAAATTTTATTTTTTTTTCTTCTGCCATTTTACAACACCGCCTCCTGATTGAAAGTTTTAGATCTAGCCAATGTCAATAAAGATATACTTGCTACAAACAGGAATATGAATATAGTTACTGTTGCCGCTAAGCTGAACAAGTTATTATCCATTGTAAGTTTGTATATCCAAGACACCAATATATCAGTATGTCCTGCATATCTCAGGCTGGAATCTGCTGGAAGTCCATTTGTTAACAGATAAATCGCTCCAAAATTGTTAAAGTTAAATGCAAAAGTTAATATCATTGTAGAACCTAATTGAAGCCATAACATCGGAAATGTTATATTTTTAAATTTTTGCCATTCAGTAGCCCCGTCTATATCTGCCGCTTCATACAGTGAACT encodes:
- a CDS encoding sugar ABC transporter permease yields the protein MAEEKKIKFDILTVFIYILLVIISLIVIFPVIWIVGASLRPGTSIFGTDIFPKQITFAHYAELFKTDYPRWYLNTLFIAVVNMVISLFITTLTAYIFSRYKFKGKKQTMVTVLILQMFPSFLAMTAIYAFLKRLNLVDTYLGLLVIYIAGQIPYNSWLAKGYFDGIPASLDEAARVDGAGPLRTFFQIIMPVAKPILVFIALINFTAPWFDFIFPKMVLLSPHKKTLAVGLFEWISGVNNSNYTLFAAGAILVAIPITLLFVLLQKNIVAGLSAGASKG